The DNA region GCCGGTCGCACCTGCAGACCCGAAAAAAGTAATTCTGTCGGCGTATTTGATGAAGCAgagcaaaagaaggaaggatgtgtggagaaagagatggttTGTATTGACTTCGTCTGCGCTGGCGTATTCGAGGAGTCATATGGTAAGCTACTCTCACTCGCACTCTTCACAAGGCGATCCTAATCCTATGATACAGGAGACCAAGGCTCAACAAGTCATCCCCCTTTCATCCATCCTCGATGCTCTTGAAGTCTTGGACACTGCATCTGACGGAAACGAATCCGATCGTCTCTCCGCACATGGCCACACTCATCCCGCTCATTCGAATTCACACCATTCTTTCACACATGCTCAATCTcccacctcatcctcacgCCAATTCATGCGCGGCCGTTTGGGCTCTAATTCCACTTCCGCTGATACACGGCTTTCGAAAGACGATGAGCACATCTTCAGGTTGATCACTGCTAAGCGGACTTTCCATCTCTGTGCGCCTacggaggaagatgaaatcAAGTGGTTGGCAGCGTTCAGGGCTTTGCTTGAACAacaaagaggagagaggagttCGTCGTTCAATGTAGGCGGCTCCTCTGCTCAATCAAGTCAGCAAGCCCAAGCGCAAACACAAGCACAAGCATTGCCTCAGgggcaaggaaaaagaatgaGCGTCCCAATTATCACTCAGCAACCTCCCACCCCTGGACTGTCTAGTTCCGTATCTCATAGCTCAAGCGTACAAGAACCAATGTCGGCAAGTTCTGTTCTTGAACCACCTATTCCTGCCTCGGGAGTGGCGTCTCTACCTGCTTTACCCTCAGCGTCCCAAACGGCGTCAACACCAACATCAACGCAATCACACTTACAAACTCAGCAgtctcaagctcaagatccCTCATCGGTTCAGTCTCAAGTATATGTAGGAAGCgcgccttcttcccacgCGGGGCAGAGAGGACGAAGTGCGACATATACGGCGAAGAGTGCAGTAGCGGATGTTGTGAGACGGTTCCAAgccgagaaggagagagaaacATGAGGGAAATGCATGACGGACTTGACTAACGTTTAATGCGGGGGGTTACGCTTGGCTTAAATTGCGTGTTGTGCATACAGTAAATGTTTCGTTTCTGTAAGTAAGAAAGATCTTAAATCAAACTGAAGCAAGGATCCTTGTAGTGTATGGGGTAGCGAGAAGCGATTAAAATAGAAATTATGGGTATCTGCTTCTTTTGAAAATGGCATTTTATGattcccttctcttttcgGTACTTGATCATTGTCCTCAAACTGCATAAATGACCCAGTCACATATTTCATTCAAAAAATGCATCTTATACAAGATTTGACCTACCCCCTCACAAAGTACCACCAAGTAACTCCTTAATGAACACTTGCTTCCCATTTTTAAAACTTTCATTCGCCGCTAACCCGACAGCCATGGCGAGAGCCCCATCCTTCTGGTCAGCCGACAATCCATTCACAGGAcacttcctctcctcctctccttccttcgGACCAAAAATTTCATCCAACATAGCTtcatcacctccaccgTGTCCACCCTTAGCCTCCTGATAAGGCACGTTAACTGGCTGTTGCCAGAGTTTATGCAAGGTGATTTTGGAATGACCTTCGTTGGGTAGGGCGCTATCGCCATGTACGTGTTCAGATGCATTGTTAGAGCCTTTAGGGATAGGGAGACGGAAGGCGTTTTCGACGACTTCGAGCTCAAGGCGGCCATGGGTTCCGTTGAACATTACTCTGTAACCTTCCCATGGCTgtttttgaagaaggggcaGAAACGTCGACGATTAGTGACGGGCAAGGGGAGAGATAAGAGATGGTGAAGAGACGTACAGAGTAAGCAGTGAGGTGGTAGGTCATGTTAACTCCAGATTCGTAGTGTACGAGGACCGACatgtcatcttcaattGTGATATCATCTGCAAAGACGTTCATATCTCTGTGATACCCGTCTGTCCCCGGGTCAACCCTGGTTCATgttggagacgagatgTAGAGACTCACCGATATGCTCCGCATCGAAATAAAGCCCCTTCAAACCCTCTTCGTCCCCCAAATGGATCGCAAACGGATCATTCTCGGCCTCCTTCGCGTCCCTTGCCCGCTCGTAGTTCTTTCCCCACCCTGACTTCTTACCGTTCTCCTTGCCATAAAACGCAAGAGAGCCCATGCCAAACACTGATTGGGGGACGGACTGGATCCAAAAGTTGACGAGATCAAAGTGGTGGGATGATTTGTGGATCATAAGGCCTCCAGAACGGTCCTTATATCTGTGCCAGCGACGGAAGTAGTCTGCACCGTGAACGGTGTCCTACAATTTCAAATGGAGTAAGCTTGCCGTTCATCTAGATTCCATTCGAGCGACTCACAAGTAACCACTCAAAGTGAACAGATTTAACCTCTCCGATCTCTCCTTTAGCGATAACTTCAGCCACTTTCCAATGAATGGGGTTGTATCGGTAATTGAACAAGACAGTGAGGGACCCCTTGGATTCGTTGACAGCGTTGAGAATGGCTTTGCATTTATCCACGTTCCTGCGCCACAAGGTTCGTAAGCTTTTAGGTGCCCATGGTAAATGGACGATAAAGGAAGGACATACGTCGTCATGGGCTTTTCACTGAGGACTTTGATACCGGCTTTCAGCGCGGGGATGATGTACATGTCATGCGTGTAATCAATCGTTGTCACTACCAGCACATCAAGTTTCTCTTGCTCGAGCATCTTTCGAAAATCCTCCTATCGACAAGAAGTCAGATagttccttttcctctgcttccaaCATATTATAACTAAAAAAACTAGTAACTTACAGCAGCATATTTCTTGGCTTCGGGCCTGCCGGCTTCTCGAAGCATCTTGTTATGCCAATCCATTCGTGCATCGTTGGTATCACAAAGCGCTACTAGACTGGTGTTTGCACGACTGGCCACTGCTGTCGTATAGAGCTTTCTACCTGGTCAGCTTTCTGTCATCCTCgtggcaaggaaagggGTTATTAATTCCCATCACGGCATCAACACTTACCCTGGCTCGATGGCCCGTACCAACGATGCCGACCCTTCCAGAAAGCTTGCCTGTTCCTTGATTACTGTTGACTGCAGTCATGATGTCTTCGCTGATCACTGATACTActcgagaagaaaaagcgTCACCTCCACTTGAGATGGGATGTTATATAACAAGGCATGATGGGCAAGAGTGTATCGGGCCGATGATCTCCCGCAATataaagaaaaaagcaCCAGGAGATCATGAGATCGGACATTTATGACTGAATGGACGGGCGGCAAAGCTGATAACAACGGCCCGGGGCCGGCATTCGGCCTTCCGGCCGCCGAAGGACCAGGCAAGTCCCCCGGTACTCGTTTTTCACTCAGCCTTCATAATACTGCCTGCGACCTGGTCTTTGTCGTATGAATAAGTCGACAGGGGATAAGGTCAAGAGATGATTGAAAATAGGTAGAGCAGGCAGTCAGTATTGCTACCCAtagcatcatcatcgctctTTGcagtgaaagaagagtagAAGAGGTGAAATAATGGAGACGGGGCCATGGAGATAGAGGAAGCCAACGAACTTTCTGGGAGGCAAGGAGCAAAGACTTTTACAATACAGGATAATATAATAAATAGTTGTTCTCAAATCCTTTCGTTCATTCGTCCACGACGACAGTCTATTATAATTATACAGCCcttgcatcatcatctaaGCAGTAAATTAATAAACCGTCGTTTttaatctcctcttccgctaCGCCATCAACTTCTCTGTCTGTTTCTCCTACAGTTGTGCATCCTCAACCGCAATGCCCTCATCCCCACCCGCCATCATGTGTGCGCTGAATCATCCCAGTGTCTGCCGCCGCGGACGCGCGGGGCAGATGCAATGCAACAATCACGCACGCACTAACCCAGGACATTAAGCTGAAGAGCACTCGTCATTGGTGAGTGAGTATCAGGGTGTCCACGTGGAGAACCCGGGTGCCTCCTTAGTtctgtttcttttttttccctcttctaATTCTATTTTTAATGGGATGCTTTGGAAGGAACAGAATTGATGAGTGACAGGATTGCAGATGCGGTGCAGGGTGCCTTTTTTTGTAGACTACGGGTCGTCGCAAGTCGAGAGGAACCGAATACATTAAGCATACTACACTGGTGGAAGTACTACATACTCCAAGTCGTCAATTTCCCACGGTCTCATTACTGCAGCGGTATTTGTTGGTGTATTATGAGGATCACCACCATGATGAGCGAGTATGACTTTATCTATTCTCACGTACATAGCAATGTTCTTGCTTTACATCGCTGTATGTACATCAATTGCATTGACCTCCAAGCATCCATGTCGATGATCAATAACTGGGGCGCGAACAAGCCATCCATCACTTGTATGATGTGGACTGCCAACGCGAACAGAGTGGCTCGCTCGCGGGTCAGATGATTATtacgacgatgatggctCTGTCGCCACCACTCTTTTGGTGGTCAATCCAAATATACACATGTCATTTCCTACCGTATACACCGCACGCCGCTCTATTCATAGCATCAATATCATGCATAACTTCCAATAAGCAGTCAAACATCAATGATAGCCTGCAACGTCGACATAACAATTTCCCAGGCATACGCAACGTCTCTTCTCACCTGACACTTTTATAGTGGTATAGCCGATTTGAACCCTGCTgattctcatcttccatgCCATTCATCAAAAACGCCGATACTCGAAATAACATCAacggggagaaggtgacCAACCGGTATTAGAAGCCGGTTCCGCGTAATATGGACGACCAATTCGATGTCATTCGTGTCATCCTGCCTTCACAAAGATGCACCGCAAAAACCATAATACAAGATTCCGAACTGCATATAATAGCATACAATAACAGATATCAGAAAGCTTGCATCCCAGCATCCATCGCAGACGTACACCTGTACCATCGCTGTCATTTTTGCTATTTGTTTGTCCATTCTTTTTTCAGTGTGTTTTATTTATTGCAATCGATCCTTTGTCTAGCAGAAACTCCCCATTGCATAATACCACAACATTTTTCTTGATTACCCATATTTAGAGAGCTCAGAACACGTGAGCACCAAGAAGGATGTCTAGATATAATGATTATAGGAGGTATACACGGTCCTCAGATAACGGTAGCCTGGTGAGTGGGAACccttgtcttcctcctacctcttcttctgtatCATTTCCCGCCAGTAGGGAACAAGACGCGTCCCGTGTAACTGCGGATAAGTCTAATAAGGCTATTTTATCGTCAATGCGCGAAGATGTGTGCTTTGTGCCCTGAGGTGTTGGTTGTTGGTGTGGGGCCACAGTGTTccatcaacatctccaTACCGCTTACTTCCACGTGTTGATTCCATAATCTCTATCCATTCgcccctcttcatccacatcgTTCATCGTATTGCTTGACTGGTCAGCAATTGGCTGAAAACGACCATTGTTGTCTTAACTTTTTACATTTCTCTTGACACCCTCGATCATGTCGTACAAGCCTGTGCCGCTGCACGAAGTTGCTTCTGTaccatctctttcaccgcaaccttcttcaattcaGTCATCTGCACCATCTCATGAGGTACCTCTTAACGTGATTCTCCCTCATTTCttatcttttcttctcttcctccattctctttctcatcttATGGAAACCACTGACTCATTTGACTTACTTCGTACCATCTTAGCCCACGACCATTCAACAATATGgtccttctgcttcttcaacaaaGCCTACCAACAGCCTTTTATCGCCAGCAAGATTGAGTGTTAGCTCAGCAAGCCTTGATAGCAGAGCAAAATTGGCTGAACTGGGATCAGGAGCTTCGGGAGAATGGGGGCCGATGACGACAGGGccggaggaggatgattggATGCATAATCCAGATCCCATAAAAAATCGTAACGTGAGCACAGCCCAGCACGGACTACCAGCAGCCACAAGTCATTGGCCTTTGGCTGACAGTTTCAGTATGATCGAGGAACGATATTTACACCACGTGGCCTCATTAACGTCGGGTGCCTCGTCATGCTTATTCTGTGCCTGGTGACCCTTTTCGCAGGGTACCCGATCATCACCCACTTCACAGACACAGAGATCAAGACAAACGGCGCGTACAACATAGGGGGTATCAACTCGACTGGCCAGGTACCTCTTATATCGAACATCCCTACTGTGATTGACAGCGATACACCAGTAGACAAGTACACGCGAACAGGCTTCGACGGGAAGACATATAGTTTGGTCTTTTCggatgagtttgaaaaggaagggagaacGTTTTTTCCTGGTGACGATCCTTTTTGGACTGGGGTGTAAGTCTATCGCTTATGATGCTTAACAAGATGCTAACGAGGTGACAGCGATATCCACTACTGGCCAACAGGCGACTTTGAATGGTACGACCCCGCAGCAATCACCACTAAAGATGGTCATCTAGTCATCACACTCGATCAGCAAAACATCCATGACTTAAACTTCCGATCCGGTATGCTTCAATCATGGAATCAAATATGTTTCCAATACTCTATCTACATTGAAACCTCCGTTTCTTTACCGGGCAATAACAGAGTTGGCGGGTTTTGGCCCGGTATATGGATGATGGGTAATCTCGGGAGACCAGGATACGGAGCCACGACAGACGGGACATGGCCTTATTCGTACGATTCATGCGATTACGGGACGCTAGCGAACCAGACCAATCCAGAAGGCACTGGGCCAGAGGGAGCTTTGACATCTGGGTCAGACGATAGTGCCATTTCCTAGTAAGTGCTCCTGCCTTGTCTAAAATGAAGCTTTACAAAGTTTTGGCAAATGCTAATGTGATAATACCTAGCCTGCCTGGACAGAGAATGTCTTCGTGTACTtgtcaaggagaagaccaTGCAGGGCCAGATGTGACTTATGGACGTGGTGTACCAGAGATCGACATCCTCGAAGGACAACTTGACCTGTCTGTTGACAAGGGCCAAGTTAGTCAAAGTGCTCAGTTCGCTCCCGTACGTCTGCTATTGAACACTTCCTCTGATTTTGAACTATCAGCGACTGATGATTGTGTCCATGTCGATAGTTTGATTATGGATACCAATACCTCAATACTTCTAAAGGAGCTATTCAATACGATACAGACATCACAATGTGGAACTCGTACAAAGGTGGAACATATCAGGAAGCGGTATCATCTTTGACTTATATCGATAGCGATAATTACATGGGGACTAGTGGCGGGTTCGGTATCTATGGTACGTGCCTAGAAGTTCATCAAATGTCATGAACCATACTTCTCTGACATTTTATTTGGCAGCATTTGAGATGTTTAGCGATCCCAACGATAGAGACTCGGGTTACATCACATGGGTTGCGAACGGTGAGAAATCATGGACGATGTACCCTGCCGCTGTGGGACCCTTGTCCTCCATGAATATCGGTCAACGACTGATATCTGAAGAGCCAATGGCAATGGTATGTCTCATTGCACACCCGTCTACGTTATTTTATTATTGAATTCTGGCCTAATTTCTTGCTCCTCTCCCACAGGTCATAAATTTTGGGATGTCCAATAATTTTCAAGCTATCGATTTTAGCaacctcatcttcccctcgGAGATGCACGTTGATTATGTGAGGGTGTACCAGCGgtcagaaggaaggatggggTGCGATCCCGATGATCGACCGACTGCCGCTTACATTGAGAAACACGCCAACGCATATAATAATCCTAATTTTACAACCTGGGATATGGCCGGTTATACTGTGCCTGTAAATTTGCCCTTGTATTTCAAAAACGATGGTACGGTCAAAGGCTGACGATGACATTTTAGAAAAACTCACTTATTGACTCTTGTTAAATCACGACTTTACGACTTGATACGAATTTCCGCAATCGCAAAAGAACATATGTCGCTCTCTAATTAACACCATGTTAATCCTGTAATATCTTAAAGAAATAACTGTTGAACTGTTGTATATCTGGGCAAAAGATGTATATTAACATTGAtaatggagaagaaaggacaTATTGAGTCTCTAACCACTGTGTAATGCATACATCTCCCAGTAAGCAATCTTCGGACAAGACATTCACGGACTCTGCATCAAATAATGGCGTCTCTAGCTTATTCCTGCTCATCCATAATTTGATCTACCAACAACTTTTGTTCCTCATCCAATCCCATATCAGGAATGTCAACCTTGGCACCCACAGGCGCCTTACCTTCCTTTATCTTCACTTCGTCCTTTTCTTGTCGATGTTGTCCCTCCTCTGCGCCTCCGTGCCAACCACCGtcatcctccccatccGTCACCGCCGGATCACCCGCATCATTTCCTACTGGCGCTCTCAGATCCTCAGCGAGTGgcgcctcttctcccttaGGAATGAAAACCGCTGAAGACTCTTCCATCTGAACTTCCGGCGCGGGGCCCACGGGTGCAACTGTCTTTTCCTCAGGAGGGGGATCTTGCTGGAAGACGTTTTGGATAGGTTCTGGAACTTCTTCGATGAGTGTAGTGGTGGCTGAGTCGGGGCCGAGATCGGTAGGAGCGATTTTTTCGCTGGAAATGGCGGATTGGGAGTTGTACATGCTAGTGTTTTCGTAAAAGTCGTTACTGCATTTTCACAAGATTATTAGCAGTGGGTTTCATGTGTATATGGGTATGGCGTATGGAAACGTACCAAGAGAAATCCCAGGTCCTCAACCACTTGCCATTCTCACAAGCGCCCTTAGTCCACTCCCCAGCATACGCCAAGCTACTCCAATGGTTCCAGCTCCAAAGTGCAAGGATCAAAATCACAATAGCAATGTTTGTCCTAATCTTTGGTTTGAGCGCAGATGTGGCATAGTCGAAGACGGTgcagaaaagaaggatggcaaAGTAAAGTGCGGGAAGGTAATGGTGCAAGAAAAGCTGACGTTGCATAAGATAGAAGGGGAAATAATGGAGTGCCCAGCCGATGACGCAGAAAGCACAAATATCGTCGTAAAATGCGAGCTTGGCTGTGCATAGACTTAGCGGAATTCTGCTGAGGGGAGGGCCGAAgagcgaggaggaatgTCATACTCACGTTGATGCAAGTCTCTGTAACCCCTCTGGGCGCGTAAAACCAAGAACCCTCTCACGGCGAGATAAGCAACGATAGCGGCAGTACTAGACCACCATACCACGGGGTTACCGATGAGGTAAACTTGCCTGTGGTCCTTGACCCAGAAGTTCTGCGTACCTATTAGGACGCTGCTATGTGGTCATTAAAATGATCAAGCAACTTACAATACCACGCCTGAGCCAAGGCCAATGTTGAGGTCGAGAGTCATAAGCATGTCTCTCAGTCAAACCGGCGTTGGTCCTCCACATAACAGCGTTGAGCTCGAAAAACTTTTCAAAGAAGCTGGGTTTCTCATAATTAACTCGCTCAGCGTCGATGGGCACTGCAATGATACGTCAGGAAAGTCCCGAATGGACGTATTGACGACTCACATTGAACATGCTGATTGGTCTCAATGTACCACAAAGAGTTTTCCCAAGTAGGGTTCTTGTTACAAGTCACCTCTTGCTGTTCGTAACCCCAGTCAGGCAATTTGACTTTGTGCGAGAACAAGTAGCATCCAGACAAAGCGTGCCTCAGCCTAAACTCGCTGCGGAGAGTCTTGAGCCTGTGTTTAGCTTGCTTAtcattctttcctcttgTGCGCTTGGTGATTTCCACAATGAAATCATCATTGGCATCACCAGCAAAGCCGGGGAAACCGTAGCCAGAAACTTCATTTTGGAAATCAACCTCGCTGACAGGCGGTCGAATGTCGTGGGAGTGAAGGCGCTTTTCGGTCGTGACATGCTCGAGACGAATCTTGGTGCCGGTGAGAACATATTCAAAGGGAAGTTCGTCCCAGGGATAAGAGGCCGGTCCGTCGGGGGCAGAAGCGTTAACGATTCGCCAAACGTTGTTGTCGTCTCGGTGGGGGTAGAGAGTGATTTGTTGCTCTGCGTACGGTGAGTAATGGCTTAAAATGTTACAACACGCAACTTACGCTTAGAGCCCCCGGGATAAGGGTGAGGGTGTGAATGGAGGTAACCACCCTGGGTGTTAACATGTCGGATGGACACCTTTGAACCAAAACCAACATCTATTGATTGTCAACGTCTTGAAAATCCTGGTGGGAAATGGGGGCTTACCAGCAAAAGTGTCAGCCATGCCATGACCCTGCAAAGTATGCTGGAACTCCGAGCTCATAAacccatctccatctccgctTTCGTTCAAGATCCAGAAATGAATCCTAAACATTAGCATATAGAAAGTCAAGGGTACCACAATCAAGCACAGCGTACGAGCCGCAAAGTGTCTGATGTACTGCCTGGGGGTAACCTTGAGATTACCGAGGAGAAGCCAGAGCTGACGAAGGGTTCCGACGCCGATCATGGCAATAGTGAACAGGCCGACCCATTTACACGAGACGACAGCACCAAGACTGAGGCCGGTACAAAGCAAATTTATCCACCATGGCTTAGTGAACGCTCGGCCTTCAGAATCATCATTGGAGAAGCGAACCCAGAAAAGGGTAGTAAGACCGGTGAaaaagacgaggaaggagtcTAGGAGGATGAGTCGGGATTGAGTGATGAGGGCGTTATCAAATGTGACAAGAAGGGCACCTAGAAGTGCAGAAGTGTGTGaaagacgaagagcgagaagagtaaggaaggcgagagggatgagagcGATACCGAGGGCGGCCGGAAAGAATCTCATGGTAATATAGGGAACGCCGGGTTCAAGATAATCCCTACGTCAAAATTAACAGTTGCTCGACATTTCAGACATCATTGAAACCCACTTTCCAATATCTTTGAAATCAAACTTCCCGTCGAATCCACCGATCCACGCGCTCAAAGTGACCAAGAGTTTTGCCAGTGGAGGGTGCACGTCCATGAAGAACTTGCGCCGGATATACTTCATGGCAAAACCTCCGAAATGCACTTCATCAAAGCTGCTCCCGATTAGTCCCATGATCTTATCAAACGCAAGGTACTCACACGACACTGCTCGGCCTGCCAAGCTTGTACAGTCTCACATAAAGCGCGACTACGACCATCCCCCCGATCATCGTCCACTCCCTCTTTCCAATCCGTCCTACCGCTGCAGAGCCTCTCTTCCCGCCAAACGCAGTTTTCTGGGCTGTGCGCCCGGAATGGTGATCTCTCAAACGTGCATCAGCTTCAGATTCGACGGTAACTTTTGAAGTAAAGGTCGACGCTTGTGAAGGGTGGGGCTGAAGAGGGCCGCGGCGGGTGAGGGGTTGAGACATTGTGTGCTGGTGCTCTTCAAGAGCTATAGGTAATGTTGTCAGCAGATCTGGAAGCCCTCTCCGCTGGTGTTATAAGGAAACCTTTTGAGAAAGGAGTTGTAGATGCAGATAGAAACACAAAGGGAACCTTGCCAAAATGAGAATGGCTGCAGCAGCTGCCGAGCACAGCGTAACGCGTCGCGCAGCCACGTCATGATGAATGAAATTAAAAGGCGGATATCGCCGCTGCGAAGAAAGAAATAATCTATTATCTTGAAATAAATAACCAACTTTTATTTTTTGACAAACGATCTCGACGCTcaccactcttcttcaaggaccagtgaaaaagagaagacatCCCCGCactcttttcatcttgtttttctttccagcaCATATGCGAAATATATCCCTGAATATTTTTTAAAgcaggaaagaaaaagggggCCACGGCGCCTGAATATCCCCCATGGCCCACCACAGCACTGGTACTCACCCTCTCGAGCACATTTCAGCTTGACTTCCGCCCTGGATCGTTGATTGCATCTGAACTATGCAACGGAAAGGTCTGTTCCTTTATGATCAGACGTGGCGAGTGCTGTATGATGACTATGGCCGTAGATGGAAGTTTTTTATCCACACGTCTTCAAATAACTTGTGTGCCGCACGCCGGTCGGTCAATTGTCATCTGCTAGTGGTGTATGTTTTGACGATGATATCGATCGACGCCAACGATTTCGATATTTATACAGGACTTCCAGATCTGCAAAATTTGAGAagtctccttcctcttttttcaCTTACGAGATGAGGTCCACGAGCAAGTCAAACTTGTCGCCCAATGTCTTCGTTTCCGAACAACAAGATTGGCTTACATCAATTCACCATATCTCACGACATCCTATTACGTACGTATACCTTCTTGTAGGCTTCAATAATCTCTCCTAGCTCATCCTGTCCAAGCACCCAGACTTTCGTTTCTCCAAGCCTCTTAGCCTTGCCGCTtcctctctcatctccaccaaCTCTTTTGAGAGCATGGTTATCGAATATCCTTGCTTACCTTCCATCAATTCTCTATTCACCCTCAAATTGTTGATGTACCAGTCCCCGCCCATATGAAACTACGATACCCTGACGGCGTCAAATCCTGGTGGGAACTTTGGGCCTTTCCCTAGCATGGATTGAATTTTGGACACTCGGCCCCGTGTTAAACCTCCTGCCTCTGGCCTCTAGTTGAGAGTCGATGTGTTTTTCGCATTTTCTCTCCATGGTAAACCGTCTGACATTTCTGAGGGATGTCTTAATTAAGTGTTCACATACATcgttccatctctcccagaAATGGAAAGCATAGAAAATCCGCTTCCATTTCCCCGTTCTCTTGCTATCAGTGGTTATCCATTATGAGCTTTGAAATCGGATTTGGTCAACAAACTGCGTCCTTTATGCATGTACGCTCGGCGAAGGTCCTCCAGAAGGCTCGTCGGCGGAGgggccttttcctttcaaaCCCAATTTTTGGCCTTAATTTGGCTCAGAGTTTCTCATCGGCCTCGGCGCTGGACTCCATTCGCAAAAAGTTTCATTTTAAGCATGGTCTGGGGAATTTGGCTAACAATTTTCGAAAGGCGGATTTCAATTAATGGAACATGAGTGTCGTCGTGCCCTGTATAGCACTTTCGTGGCCGCATCTTAAAAGCCAGTCGCCAGTCGGACGAGGGTCGAAAGACTGAAAATGTGTAGAGGAATCGGTGTatggctcttcttcttcatcgagGCTGCAGGACAGCGACAAGAAATGACAAGTTTTCATCGAAGCTTGTATCCCGCCATACTGCTGGCGAAGGctgagaaaa from Cryptococcus neoformans var. neoformans B-3501A chromosome 4, whole genome shotgun sequence includes:
- a CDS encoding hypothetical protein (HMMPfam hit to SKN1, Beta-glucan synthesis-associated protein (SKN1), score: 181.1, E(): 2.2e-51), whose amino-acid sequence is MSRYNDYRRYTRSSDNGSLPTTIQQYGPSASSTKPTNSLLSPARLSVSSASLDSRAKLAELGSGASGEWGPMTTGPEEDDWMHNPDPIKNRNYDRGTIFTPRGLINVGCLVMLILCLVTLFAGYPIITHFTDTEIKTNGAYNIGGINSTGQVPLISNIPTVIDSDTPVDKYTRTGFDGKTYSLVFSDEFEKEGRTFFPGDDPFWTGVDIHYWPTGDFEWYDPAAITTKDGHLVITLDQQNIHDLNFRSGMLQSWNQICFQYSIYIETSVSLPGNNRVGGFWPGIWMMGNLGRPGYGATTDGTWPYSYDSCDYGTLANQTNPEGTGPEGALTSGSDDSAISYLPGQRMSSCTCQGEDHAGPDVTYGRGVPEIDILEGQLDLSVDKGQVSQSAQFAPFDYGYQYLNTSKGAIQYDTDITMWNSYKGGTYQEAVSSLTYIDSDNYMGTSGGFGIYAFEMFSDPNDRDSGYITWVANGEKSWTMYPAAVGPLSSMNIGQRLISEEPMAMVINFGMSNNFQAIDFSNLIFPSEMHVDYVRVYQRSEGRMGCDPDDRPTAAYIEKHANAYNNPNFTTWDMAGYTVPKNSLIDSC
- a CDS encoding hypothetical protein (HMMPfam hit to GFO_IDH_MocA, Oxidoreductase family, NAD-binding Rossmann fold, score: 72.4, E(): 1.2e-18) produces the protein MTAVNSNQGTGKLSGRVGIVGTGHRARLYTTAVASRANTSLVALCDTNDARMDWHNKMLREAGRPEAKKYAAEDFRKMLEQEKLDVLVVTTIDYTHDMYIIPALKAGIKVLSEKPMTTNVDKCKAILNAVNESKGSLTVLFNYRYNPIHWKVAEVIAKGEIGEVKSVHFEWLLDTVHGADYFRRWHRYKDRSGGLMIHKSSHHFDLVNFWIQSVPQSVFGMGSLAFYGKENGKKSGWGKNYERARDAKEAENDPFAIHLGDEEGLKGLYFDAEHIDGYHRDMNVFADDITIEDDMSVLVHYESGVNMTYHLTAYSPWEGYRVMFNGTHGRLELEVVENAFRLPIPKGSNNASEHVHGDSALPNEGHSKITLHKLWQQPVNVPYQEAKGGHGGGDEAMLDEIFGPKEGEEERKCPVNGLSADQKDGALAMAVGLAANESFKNGKQVFIKELLGGTL
- a CDS encoding hypothetical protein (HMMPfam hit to MIR, MIR domain, score: 197.7, E(): 2.2e-56; HMMPfam hit to PMT, Dolichyl-phosphate-mannose-protein mannosyltransferase, score: 280.6, E(): 2.5e-81) — its product is MSQPLTRRGPLQPHPSQASTFTSKVTVESEADARLRDHHSGRTAQKTAFGGKRGSAAVGRIGKREWTMIGGMVVVALYVRLYKLGRPSSVVFDEVHFGGFAMKYIRRKFFMDVHPPLAKLLVTLSAWIGGFDGKFDFKDIGKDYLEPGVPYITMRFFPAALGIALIPLAFLTLLALRLSHTSALLGALLVTFDNALITQSRLILLDSFLVFFTGLTTLFWVRFSNDDSEGRAFTKPWWINLLCTGLSLGAVVSCKWVGLFTIAMIGVGTLRQLWLLLGNLKVTPRQYIRHFAARTLCLIVVPLTFYMLMFRIHFWILNESGDGDGFMSSEFQHTLQGHGMADTFADVGFGSKVSIRHVNTQGGYLHSHPHPYPGGSKQQQITLYPHRDDNNVWRIVNASAPDGPASYPWDELPFEYVLTGTKIRLEHVTTEKRLHSHDIRPPVSEVDFQNEVSGYGFPGFAGDANDDFIVEITKRTRGKNDKQAKHRLKTLRSEFRLRHALSGCYLFSHKVKLPDWGYEQQEVTCNKNPTWENSLWYIETNQHVQLPIDAERVNYEKPSFFEKFFELNAVMWRTNAGLTERHAYDSRPQHWPWLRRGINFWVKDHRQVYLIGNPVVWWSSTAAIVAYLAVRGFLVLRAQRGYRDLHQPKLAFYDDICAFCVIGWALHYFPFYLMQRQLFLHHYLPALYFAILLFCTVFDYATSALKPKIRTNIAIVILILALWSWNHWSSLAYAGEWTKGACENGKWLRTWDFSCNDFYENTSMYNSQSAISSEKIAPTDLGPDSATTTLIEEVPEPIQNVFQQDPPPEEKTVAPVGPAPEVQMEESSAVFIPKGEEAPLAEDLRAPVGNDAGDPAVTDGEDDGGWHGGAEEGQHRQEKDEVKIKEGKAPVGAKVDIPDMGLDEEQKLLVDQIMDEQE